In one Rutidosis leptorrhynchoides isolate AG116_Rl617_1_P2 chromosome 8, CSIRO_AGI_Rlap_v1, whole genome shotgun sequence genomic region, the following are encoded:
- the LOC139861364 gene encoding tetrahydroanabasine acetyltransferase, whose product MDVKISEATTIYPSQPPFSDDHILPLSHLDTDRNMNVPFRYVRAYAHATNNQADPFDVITKALSTTLIKYYPFTGSLHRSSIGRFELHCTVGNGVTVIPATVDFPLSSVNYLDDADEKFIELLVPNPEKKTLLTNLLILQVTRFSCGGYTLGASVHHVLCDGLGATLFFNAMAKIARGVSEVKVEPVWDRLKLLGPREPARTEFPVDEFLSLDKDFVPYSEMNDEVVREFFHVKDEWLDRVKKLLQEKSGSSFTTFEALGAILWQARVKASEAPRDEEVKFAYALNIRRLVKPPLPAGYWGNGCVPMYAKITAGDLIDRPIWETAALIKNSKRNATTEYVHSFIDFQELNYSKGINAGKRVSAFTDWRHLGHSTVDFGWGGPVTVIPLSRNLLGSCEPCFFLPYSEASQGKKDGFKVLLYLRKNSVVGFRKEMEKFSNIEYV is encoded by the exons ATGGACGTTAAAATATCAGAAGCCACCACAATCTACCCTTCTCAGCCACCTTTCTCCGATGACCACATCCTCCCTCTCTCCCACCTCGATACCGATCGCAACATGAACGTCCCATTTCGTTACGTACGAGCCTACGCTCATGCCACCAACAACCAAGCCGATCCATTTGACGTCATCACCAAAGCTCTCTCCACTACTCTTATCAAATACTACCCATTCACCGGATCTCTCCACCGTTCCAGCATCGGCCGGTTCGAGCTCCATTGCACGGTTGGTAACGGAGTTACTGTCATTCCAGCCACCGTTGACTTCCCGTTAAGTTCAGTCAACTATCTTGATGATGCAGACGAGAAATTTATTGAATTGTTGGTTCCAAACCCGGAAAAAAAAACCTTGTTGACTAATTTGTTGATCTTACAAGTGACCCGGTTTAGTTGTGGTGGTTATACACTCGGGGCGTCGGTGCACCATGTGTTGTGTGATGGGCTTGGGGCGACTCTGTTTTTCAATGCTATGGCTAAGATTGCTAGAGGGGTGAGCGAGGTAAAAGTTGAACCGGTTTGGGACCGGTTGAAGTTGTTAGGACCTAGAGAACCGGCCAGGACTGAGTTTCCAGTTGATGAGTTTTTGAGTTTGGATAAGGATTTTGTGCCGTATTCGGAAATGAATGATGAAGTGGTTAGAGAGTTTTTTCATGTCAAAGATGAGTGGTTGGACCGGGTCAAGAAACTTTTACAAGAAAAGTCCGGTTCCAGTTTTACTACTTTTGAAGCTTTGGGTGCTATTCTATGGCAAGCCAG GGTGAAAGCTTCTGAAGCACCAAGAGATGAAGAGGTGAAATTTGCATACGCACTCAACATAAGGAGGCTAGTTAAGCCCCCACTACCGGCCGGTTACTGGGGCAACGGTTGTGTGCCAATGTATGCAAAGATTACAGCTGGAGATTTGATCGATAGACCCATTTGGGAAACAGCTGCACTGATTAAAAATAGTAAGAGAAATGCGACTACCGAGTATGTTCACTCGTTCATTGATTTCCAAGAGCTGAATTACTCAAAAGGGATAAACGCGGGTAAAAGGGTTAGTGCATTTACTGACTGGAGGCATTTGGGTCATTCGACGGTTGACTTTGGTTGGGGTGGTCCAGTCACTGTTATACCTCTGTCAAGGAACCTTCTTGGGAGCTGTGAACCATGTTTCTTCTTGCCGTACTCGGAGGCTAGCCAGGGGAAGAAAGATGGATTTAAAGTATTGTTGTATCTTCGTAAAAATTCAGTTGTTGGTTTTCGAAAGGAGATGGAGAAGTTTAGTAACATAGAGTACGTGTAA